A genome region from Deltaproteobacteria bacterium HGW-Deltaproteobacteria-2 includes the following:
- a CDS encoding histidine kinase, translating to MEMNEKHIRVLLIEDNPGDVRLIQEMLSEDSRNFFEIVHADRLSKSMECLKGDCIDVVLLDLGLPDSHGIDTLHAILSENNKIPIIIQTGLSDEELAIAAVKAGAQDYLIKGQMNGCLLSRSIRYAIERKLEEDKLRSEEQMFRTLAEQSSDIIVLVNRERVITYENPAVERTLGFKPEERIGSSIFERIHPDDLSIVIDAVTTLENNTNTSVTRAEVRLQHKDGSWRTFDGVGSSLVRDAVIEGGIINLHDITDRKITEDRIRKALEATVQAIAVTVETRDPYTAGHQRRVADLARAIATDMNLPIDIINGISMAATIHDLGKISIPSEILSKPRKLTDIEFSIIKLHPQAGYDILKDIDFPWPVARIVLEHHERVNGSGYPSKLFAEKTLLESRILAVADVVESMASHRPYRPSLGIEAALEEIKKNRGILYDNKVVDACLKLFLEQGFQLITLEL from the coding sequence ATGGAGATGAACGAAAAGCATATCAGGGTTTTGTTAATTGAGGACAATCCGGGTGATGTCAGGCTGATTCAAGAGATGCTGTCAGAAGACAGCCGTAATTTTTTCGAGATTGTTCATGCTGACAGGCTTTCAAAAAGTATGGAATGTCTGAAAGGCGATTGTATCGATGTCGTCCTCTTGGATCTCGGTTTACCTGACTCTCATGGGATTGATACGCTCCACGCTATCTTATCCGAAAACAACAAAATTCCCATCATTATCCAGACAGGCCTGAGCGATGAAGAACTGGCGATTGCAGCAGTAAAGGCCGGCGCCCAGGATTATTTGATCAAAGGGCAGATGAATGGTTGTTTGCTCAGTCGCTCTATTCGTTACGCGATTGAACGCAAATTGGAAGAGGATAAATTACGAAGCGAGGAACAAATGTTTCGGACTCTTGCAGAGCAGTCTTCAGATATTATTGTTCTCGTGAATCGGGAAAGAGTCATAACTTATGAAAATCCGGCGGTCGAAAGAACTTTGGGATTCAAACCTGAAGAAAGGATCGGCTCAAGCATATTTGAGCGTATTCATCCGGATGACTTGAGCATCGTAATCGATGCGGTCACTACATTGGAAAATAATACAAACACCTCTGTTACGCGAGCTGAAGTACGTCTTCAACACAAGGATGGAAGCTGGCGCACATTCGATGGTGTGGGAAGCAGCCTGGTGCGCGATGCAGTGATTGAAGGTGGAATTATTAATCTCCATGATATTACCGACCGAAAAATTACGGAGGATCGGATAAGAAAGGCATTGGAAGCGACTGTTCAGGCTATTGCCGTAACCGTTGAAACGAGGGATCCTTACACGGCTGGTCATCAACGAAGGGTGGCTGATCTGGCTCGTGCTATTGCCACAGATATGAACCTTCCTATTGATATAATCAATGGAATAAGCATGGCCGCTACCATCCATGATCTTGGCAAGATATCCATCCCGTCAGAAATTCTCAGCAAACCAAGAAAACTAACGGATATCGAGTTCAGTATCATCAAACTCCATCCTCAGGCCGGTTACGATATATTGAAGGACATTGACTTCCCCTGGCCCGTTGCCAGGATAGTTCTGGAGCATCATGAAAGAGTGAATGGTTCGGGTTATCCGAGTAAGCTGTTTGCGGAAAAAACCCTTCTGGAGTCACGCATTCTGGCCGTTGCCGATGTGGTGGAATCCATGGCTTCACATCGACCTTACCGTCCTTCCCTGGGCATTGAGGCTGCCCTTGAGGAAATCAAGAAGAATAGAGGAATCCTTTATGACAATAAGGTTGTAGATGCCTGTCTTAAATTATTTTTAGAACAAGGTTTTCAACTTATAACTTTAGAACTTTAA
- the amrS gene encoding AmmeMemoRadiSam system radical SAM enzyme, which translates to MKEAMLYEKLSEGQVRCNLCAHRCAIKPDKRGVCGVRENREGVLYSLVYGTLIAENIDPIEKKPFFHVCPASRSYSIATVGCNFSCDFCQNHDISQMPRTTRMITGDDFLPTEIVARAKKSGSKTIAYTYTEPTIYFELAYDTAKIAAENGLINVFVTNGFMTTEAIETIAPYLSAANVDLKSFRDDFYKKKCGARLNPVLESLKKMKEKGIWVEITTLLIPTLNDSEEELKDIAQFIANLGVETPWHISRFHPQFKMQNLPATPVALLHRAVEIGKQAGLKYVYSGNVPGDEGENTYCFNCGNLLIERYGFRIVRNNLQGNKCPKCGTELEGVLSETQVAGTK; encoded by the coding sequence ATTAAAGAAGCGATGCTTTATGAAAAACTTTCTGAAGGACAGGTGCGCTGCAATCTGTGCGCTCATAGATGCGCGATTAAGCCAGATAAGCGGGGTGTGTGCGGAGTAAGGGAAAATAGAGAAGGCGTTCTGTACTCACTGGTTTATGGAACACTGATAGCCGAAAATATTGATCCCATCGAAAAAAAACCTTTCTTTCATGTGTGTCCCGCTTCCAGATCCTATTCCATTGCCACGGTGGGATGCAATTTCAGCTGTGATTTTTGCCAGAATCACGACATTTCACAAATGCCGCGTACCACGCGCATGATAACCGGCGATGATTTTCTGCCGACGGAAATAGTGGCAAGAGCAAAAAAAAGCGGATCGAAAACAATCGCCTATACCTATACAGAACCAACAATTTATTTTGAGCTGGCTTACGATACCGCAAAAATCGCCGCAGAAAACGGCTTAATAAATGTTTTTGTCACCAACGGTTTTATGACAACCGAAGCAATTGAAACAATAGCTCCTTATTTATCCGCTGCCAATGTGGATTTGAAATCTTTCCGCGACGATTTTTACAAGAAAAAATGCGGAGCCCGGTTAAATCCGGTTCTGGAAAGTTTAAAAAAAATGAAAGAGAAGGGGATATGGGTGGAGATAACCACATTGCTTATTCCCACCTTAAATGACAGCGAAGAAGAACTAAAAGACATCGCGCAATTTATTGCTAATTTGGGAGTAGAAACTCCCTGGCATATAAGCCGTTTTCATCCTCAATTCAAAATGCAGAATCTGCCGGCAACTCCGGTTGCCTTGTTGCATCGCGCTGTAGAAATAGGAAAACAGGCCGGATTAAAATATGTATATAGCGGTAATGTACCGGGAGATGAAGGTGAAAACACTTATTGCTTTAATTGCGGGAATCTTTTGATCGAACGCTACGGTTTTAGGATTGTCCGCAATAACTTGCAGGGCAATAAATGCCCCAAATGTGGAACGGAGCTGGAAGGCGTACTTAGTGAGACTCAGGTCGCAGGAACGAAGTGA
- the moaA gene encoding GTP 3',8-cyclase MoaA — MLDKFNREINYLRVSITDRCNLHCSYCRPKEGISLQGHDDILRYEEIIRIVSVAVKMGLVKVRVTGGEPLVRKGFVDFIAELKKIDGLRDISLTTNGILLEEFAQKIFDAGICRINISLDSLNKDKYFHITNGGDLDAVLRGIARAEEVGFAPIKINTVAIKGFNDDEALNFARLAADKPFQVRFIELMPVGKTNLDYGEDYIPTSQLIDKIRQSYKLEQIKNKKNKSDGPAKIYKIKGGRGEIGFINPVSDHFCSTCNRLRLTSDGKLRVCLLNEKEVDLKTALRENCSDAELEKLFWDAVLLKPKQHDLICTENSLKKCRNMSAIGG, encoded by the coding sequence ATGCTTGATAAATTCAACAGAGAAATAAATTACCTGCGAGTTTCCATAACTGACAGGTGTAATTTACATTGCAGTTATTGCCGCCCCAAAGAGGGAATATCTTTGCAGGGGCATGACGACATTCTGCGTTATGAGGAAATAATCCGCATTGTTTCCGTTGCTGTAAAAATGGGATTGGTCAAGGTGCGGGTAACAGGAGGCGAACCATTAGTCCGCAAGGGCTTTGTTGATTTTATTGCCGAACTGAAAAAAATCGACGGTTTGCGAGACATAAGCCTGACAACAAACGGCATTCTTCTGGAAGAATTCGCCCAAAAAATTTTTGATGCCGGAATTTGCCGCATAAATATCAGCCTTGATTCTCTAAATAAAGATAAGTATTTTCATATTACTAACGGCGGAGATTTGGATGCCGTTTTGCGTGGAATTGCCCGGGCTGAAGAAGTCGGTTTTGCCCCGATAAAAATCAACACAGTCGCCATTAAAGGTTTTAATGATGATGAAGCTCTGAACTTTGCCCGACTAGCCGCAGACAAACCCTTTCAGGTTCGATTTATTGAATTAATGCCGGTTGGAAAAACAAATCTGGATTATGGTGAAGATTATATACCGACATCGCAATTAATTGATAAAATCAGACAAAGCTACAAACTGGAACAGATAAAAAACAAGAAAAATAAATCCGATGGTCCTGCCAAAATATATAAGATAAAAGGCGGACGTGGTGAAATCGGTTTTATTAATCCGGTGAGCGACCATTTTTGTTCAACCTGTAATCGTTTGCGCCTGACTTCTGATGGTAAATTGAGGGTTTGCCTTCTTAACGAAAAAGAAGTTGACTTGAAAACGGCTCTACGGGAAAATTGCAGCGATGCGGAATTGGAAAAACTTTTCTGGGATGCCGTATTACTAAAACCTAAGCAACATGATCTGATCTGCACGGAAAACAGTTTAAAGAAATGCCGGAATATGTCGGCGATTGGCGGTTGA
- a CDS encoding transcription elongation factor GreA, whose translation MERIPITKAGFERLKKDLETIKNISIPENVRDIETARAHGDISENAEYTAAKERQSFLYGKVQELEHQLAMSNIVNLKGLTTEKVVFGCYVSMEDIDSGEEIKYQLLGPYESDINQNKISVTSPIGKALIGKKIGSEITVQTPGGIRNFEIIDISIE comes from the coding sequence ATGGAAAGAATACCGATTACAAAAGCAGGCTTTGAAAGATTGAAAAAGGATTTGGAAACAATAAAAAACATATCTATTCCTGAAAATGTTCGCGATATTGAGACTGCACGTGCACATGGTGACATTTCAGAAAACGCTGAATATACTGCCGCTAAAGAAAGACAGTCTTTTCTTTATGGAAAGGTGCAGGAGTTGGAACATCAGCTGGCAATGTCCAATATTGTTAATTTAAAAGGATTAACCACTGAAAAAGTGGTTTTCGGCTGTTACGTAAGCATGGAAGATATCGACAGCGGCGAAGAAATAAAATATCAACTTCTCGGCCCCTATGAATCCGACATCAATCAAAACAAAATTTCTGTAACATCTCCCATCGGCAAAGCTCTCATTGGTAAAAAAATTGGCAGTGAAATTACGGTGCAAACACCCGGTGGCATAAGAAATTTCGAAATAATAGATATTTCGATTGAATAA